The genomic DNA GACAACACGGCGTGGATCAGCGCCAGCAGGGCGCCGGCAGCCACGGCCGCAATCAATCCCACCCACATATTGCCAGCGATCGAGCCAAAAAGGGCCGCCACCATTGCCCCCATCAACATCATGCCCTCGATGGCGATGTTGACGACACCTGCCCGTTCGGAAAGCACGCCCGACAGCGCGCCCAGCGTGATGGGGACAGCCGCCGAGAGCGTCGTGGCGATCAAGCCGGCCAGGTTGAGCGACTTATCGGCCGCCGACCAGACCAGGAAGCCAAAGACAAAGGCCCCGGCCACCAGTCCCAGCATCAGTGTCGTCCAGCGGCCGAAGCCGCGCACCAGCTGCACCAGCCCCACCACGCCGGCGATCCCGGCCAGCACGTACAGCGTCAGTTGGGTCGGCAGCACCAGGTTCGGCAGCGGGGTGACATCGAAGCCGCCGGCCGTCAGGCCGAAGGTCGTCACCGATTGCGGCGAGGTCTGCAGGCCGAAGAACAGCAGTCCCAGCCCGAAGCCCAGGAACACCACGCCCATCACCCGCTGACGGGTGGGGGAGACACGGACGAACTCACGATGAAATGCGACTGTGGCCATCGACTACGACCCCCATCCCCGCAGGGCGATTCCCTCATCGCCCTCCGCTGGGGCCTTCAGGCGGTAGATCGTGCGGATGATCGCCGGAGCAGCGATGAAGGCCAGGATCAGCGCCTGCAGGATCGAGATGATGTCGATCGGGATGCCGGAGACCACCATCATGCGAGTGGCCCCGTTGCGCAGCGCCCCGAAGAGCAGCGCCGAGAGCACCACCCCCAGGGGATGGCTCTTGCCCAGCAGCGCCAGGGCGATGCTGTCGAAGCCGTAGCCGGAGGAGAAGGCCATCGCCAGGTTGTAGTTCACCCCCAGGACCTCATTCGAGCCGGCCAGGCCGCCCAACCCACCCGAGAGCGTCATCGCCATCACCGTCCACAGGAAGATGCTCATCCCGGCGTATCGGGCGGCGTGAAGGTTGGCGCCCACGCTACGCAGGTCGAAACCCCAGCGGGTCTTGAACAGGAACCAGTAGACCAGGTAGGCCACGATCAGGGCCAAGAAGAAGCCAGCGTGAAAGCGGATCGGGCTGTCGAAGAAGCGCGGTAGCTTGGCGGTATCCTGGATGAACGGGCTCACGGGGTTGAACGAGTCCGGCCGTTTCATCGGGCCGGTGAGGAGCCAGTCGGAGAGCCGGAAAGCGATGTAGTTGAGCATGATGGTGTTGATAACTTCGTGCGCGCCGGTGCGGGCCTTGAGATAGCCGGGGATGAAGCCCCACAGCGCCCCGCCGGCAAATCCCGCCAGCAGCGTGAGCGGCAGATGGATCCACAGCGGCAAACCGGTGAGCGAGTAGCCGACGAAGGCAGACGTGATCGCACCGATGAACAGCTGGCCTTCCACGCCGATGTTGAACAGCCCGCCCCGGAAGCCCAGGGCGACCGCCAAACCGCCGTAGATGTAGGGGGTCGACGCCACCAGCGTTTCAAAGAAGGGGTTGAAGGCACGGCGGATCGCCATCGGGTCGCCGCTTTCCAGAGCAGCCTTGATCTTGGCCGGGTCGCCAATGGCGCCGGCGAACAGGGCGGCGTAGGTGCTGACGATCAACTCGAATGAGGCTTTCAGGCCGGCCCCGATCGAGTCGCGGAATGCCACCCAGACGTCTTCGGAGCTCAGCGCGATGATCACCGCTCCGATCAACAGCGCCGTGAATACCGACAACAACGGCACCAACACCAGGTCAGCGATCTTGCGCCAGCGCGACTTGGTGAGCTGGCTGGGGCCCTCCCCCATCAATTCTTGGACGAGGACCTTGGAGGCATCGGGCTTAGGAGACGGATTGGTCGCCAAGAGCTTCCTCGCTACAGCGTGACTTCGACCTTGGTCGGCCGGCTCGGCTGGCCCGCCTGCTCGAGGGGCACACCCGCCATCAGCAGGCCGACGTATGCCTTGCTGACTTCTTCGGCGTTCAAGATAGCGACGATTTTGCCGCGATACATCACGGCGATTCGATCGGAAAGCTGCATCACCTCGTCCAGTTCGGGCGACACAAGCAGCACGGCGCATCCCTGATCGCGCTTCTCGATGATGCGCCGGTGGATGTACTCGATTGATCCGACATCCAGTCCGCGGGTCGGCTGCGAGGCGACAAGCAGTTGGATGGGTCGCGAGAACTCCCGCGCCACAATCACCTTCTGTTGGTTGCCGCCCGAGAGGGAGCCGACTGGCGTGCCCGGGCCGGGAGTGCGGATGTCAAACTCCCCGATCAGCATGCGGGCGTTGTCATCGATCGCCGCGTACTGGATGTTCACACCCTTGCTGTAGGGCGGCAGATAGTAGGTCTGCAACACCAGATTCTCGGAGACTGGGAAGGGCAGGATCAATCCGTCGCGCTGACGGTCCTCGGGGATGTGGGCCACGCCAGCCTCGGTGACCGAGCGCGGCGTCGCCCGGCTCAGATCGGTGCCCAGCAGCATGATCGTGCCCGACTCGACCTTGCGCAGCGCGGTCAATGCCTGCACCAGCTCGGTCTGGCCATTGCCCTGCACGCCCGCCACACCCAACACCTCGCCGGCGCGGACATCGAAGGTCACCCCGTCCACCGCCACCTGACGACGGTCGTCAATCACCACCAGGTCGGTGACGTGCAGCACGGGCTCGCCCGCTTTGTGCGCTTCCTTATCCACCTCGAGCTGCACCGCTCGCCCGACCATCATCGCCGCCAGCTTGGCCTTGTCGGCCTCAGCCGGGGTCGTCGAACCCACTACCGCTCCACGCCGCAACACGGTGATCCGGTCGGCAACATCGAGCACCTCGCGCAGCTTGTGGGTGATGAAGATGATGGATTTTCCCTGCTGCGCCAGAGAACGCATGATCTTGAAGAGTTCGTCGGCTTCTTGCGGCGCCAGCACCGCAGTCGGCTCATCCAGGATCAGGATGTCGGCCTCGCGGTACAGCAGCTTGATAATCTCCACCCGCTGCTGCACGCCTACAGGAAGGTCACGCACGTATGCGTCCGGATCGACCGCCAGGCCGAACTGCTCGGAGATCTTGGCGACCCGCCTGGCGGTCGTCTTGCGGTCGAGGACGACCCCGGCCCGCAGCGTCTCTTCGCCAAGCATGACGTTTTCAGTGACGGTGAAGACCGGCACGAGCATGAAATGCTGGTGCACCATGCCCACGCCGGCGGCAATGGCGTCGGACGGGGAGTGGACCTCGATCGCCTGCCCGCGCACGCGGATCTCGCCTTCATCCGGTTTGTACAGGCCGTACAGGATATTCATCAGCGTCGTCTTGCCGGCGCCGTTCTCCCCGAGCAAGGCATGGATCTCCCCCTGCTCGAGGGTCAGGTCGATGTGGTCATTCGCCAACACGCCGGGAAAACGCTTGCTGATCTGCTTGAGTTCGAGGACAGGAGCCATGCTCCCCCCAGGCTGCGCCCGTTCACCTGCCTGGCGGAGCGCAGGCACGACTCCGGGCGGGGATTGCGCTTGCCGCCGTGCCCATCTGGCGCCCGATCACCGTGTGGAAGCGCGGCCGACCGGTGCAGGGCTGGTAATACAGGCTGGGGGCAGCGAGAGCTGCCCCCAGCCCCACAGTATTCAGGACCTTACGGGGAGGTCTTGATCTCGCCCGCAATGACCTTGGCCGCAACGTCCTGGAGCTCAGCCTGCAACTCGGCAGGAACCATCGAGGCCATGTCATGGAAGTCCGCCAGACCGACACCGCCGTTCTCCAGCGTGCCGACTGTCACGCCACCGGCGTACGACCCATCCAGCACCGTCTTGACCACATTCATCGTCGTCACGTCCATGTTCTTCAGGACGGAGGTCAGGATGATCGCGGCGTACTCGGGGGCGGTCAGGAACCAGTCAGAGTCCACGCCGATGATGTAGGCGTTGCCGCGTTCCTGGGCGGCGGCTGCCGTGCCCAGGCCGACGGGGCCAGCGACCGGCATGATGATGTCGGCGCCTTCGTCCATCAGCGTCTCGCCGAGGCGGCGACCGTCATCGGTGCTCTCGAAGTTGCCGGTGAACAGGCCCGTCTGCGCCGCAGGATCCCAGCCGAGAACCTCGACCGCGGTGCCCTTCTGAGCGTTGTAGTAGTCGACGCCCAGGGCGAAGCCGTCCATGAACACGGTCACGGGCGGGATCTGAATGCCGCCAAAGGTGCCGACCTTGCCGGTCTTGGTCATGCCGGCAGCGGCATAGCCAGCCAGGAAGGCGGCCTCATTGGTGTTGAACACCTGCCCGACCACGTTCGGGATCGTCGGGTCATAGGCGTAGTCGACGATCGTGAAACTCACATCCGGATTGGCCGTGGCCCCGGCGGCCGTGGCGTCACCCAGCAGGAAGCCGACGGTCACGATCAGATCGCAGCCCTCTTCGATGAAGGCGTTGATGTTCTTCTCGTAGTCGGTCTGCTGCTGCGACTCGAGGTACTTGCCCTCGACGCCGAGCTGGTCCATCGAGTCGGTCACGCCCTTCCAGGCGGTGGCGTTGAACGACTTATCATCGATGCCGCCGGTGTCGGTCACCTGGCAGACCAGGCCCGTCGGCTCCGGTGGGGCCTCGGTCGGCGGAGGCGGTGGGGCCTCGGTTGGAGCGGCCGGCGGAGCTTCGGGGGGCGCCGGGGCCTCGGTGGCCGCCGGTGCGCACGCCGACAGCACCAGGGCCGCCATGACGAGCAGCGACAGTAAGGCGTATGACTTCTTCATTCCTTCTATTCCTCCTCAGGGTATCTGGTTCGGGCCGGTCCGGCCCGCGATCCACGTTGTCTTTGAGGCTGCGTGCGGAGAAGTTGTCCTGCCGGTGAGCACCCCTTTCATCGAAGGCCTGACGACCGATCGGGTCTCAGAGTTTCTCTTGACGGACGTTTTGTAATGGTAGCACGAGAGGCACTCAGGCGCAACGCGCCCGGGGCCGCCCCCGCTCCCCGGCCTTCACTCCGGCCCTTCCCCCATGGGCAGGGGGCCGTAGTCCAGCACCTCGCGTGCCTGCGAACCCTCCTTGGCCGGTCCGATTATGGCGTTGGCTTCGAGCTGATCGATCAGGCGGGCGGAGCGGGTATAGCCTATACGCATCCGCCGCTGCAGCAGCGAGATTGACGCCCGGCGCATGCCGCGCACAATCGCCACCGCCTCCGGATACAGCGGATCCCCTGCCTCCGCCCCTTTGCCGCCTTCCATCTCCTCCCAGAGCGGCGCCTGCTTGAGCGGGACGCCGGATGGGAGCGCCATCCCCACCGGCAGGGCGGTACCCGCGCTCGGGCTTTCGCCGGTGCGGGCCGCCGCCCGCCAGAAGAGGATCAGGCGGTTGAGCTCGATCTCGGAGACGTAGGCGCCCTGCATGCGCACCGGGGCGGCGGCATCCGGCGCCTGGAAGAGCATGTCCCCCCGGCCCAGCAGCCGCTCCGCCCCCGGCTGGTCGAGGATCACCCGGCTGTCGACCGACGAGGCCACGGCGAAGGCGATGCGGGAGGGGAAGTTGGCCTTGATCAAGCCGGTGACCACGTCCACCGACGGGCGCTGGGTGGCGATCACCAAGTGAATCCCCGTGGCCCGCGCCAGTTGTGCCAGGCGGGTCACCACCCGCTCGGTCTCGTCCGGGGCCATCATCATCAGATCCGCCAGTTCATCGATGACCACGACCAGGAACGGCATGGCTTTCTGCCCGGCAGCCGCCGCCTTGGCGTTGAACTCCATGATGTTGCGGGCGCCGTCACGGGCGAACTTGCGGTAGCGCTCGTCCATCTCGCGCGCCACCCACTGCAGGGCCGGCACGACTCGCTCCAGATCCACCACTACCGGCGCCAGCAGGTGAGGTACACCGTTGTAGAAGGTCAGCTCGACCCGCTTGGGATCGACCATGACGAACTTGAGCTCGTCGGGGGTGGCCTGCATCAGCAGGCAGGCGATAATGGCGTTGACGCACACCGACTTGCCCGAGCCCGTTGTGCCGGCGATCAGCAGATGCGGCATCGATGCCAGGTCAGCCGCGATCGGCTGGCCGGAGACATCGCGGCCGAGGGCGATGCGCAGCTTCGAGGTCACCTTGCGCGCCTGCGGCGACTCCAGTAGGTCGCGTAGCGCCACCAGGGAGACCTCCGGGTTGGGGACTTCGATGCCCACGAAGCCCTTGCCCGGCACCGGCGCTTCCACCCGGATCGAGGTCGCGGCCAGCGCCAGCGCCAGGTCATCCGCCAGGGCCGAGATCTTGCTGATCTTGACCTTGGTCCGCCGGCCGCCCCGTCCGTCGAGGAAATCCGGCTCGACGCCGAATTGGGTGATCGTCGGGCCGCGGTTGGTTTCCACCACATGCGCCGGCGCGCCGAAGGCCATCAGCGTCTCTTCGATCATCTTGGCGCGTTGGCGGTCGAAGGCATCATCGGCTTTGCCTTCGACCCCGGGCTCCAGGATCTCGGCAATCTCCGGCAACGACCACGCCGGCTGGGAGGGTACAACCTCCGGCGCTATCTCGAGCGCCGGCTGCGGCCGGGGCGGCACGGCGGGTCGCGAGGGCGCGGCCCCAGGCCCCGGCGGGGTGCCCTCCATCGGACGCCGAGGTGCAGCCACGGTCGGCGCTGCGGCAACTGGGCGGGCGGGCACAGGCTGGGGGAGACGTGACACCCATGCCACCAGCGAGGTCCGGCTGATCAGGCCCGCCGCCCAAACGCCCACTGCCAGCAGCACAACCGCCCCCCCAGCGGCTCCCAGCCCGCTGAGCAACAGGTAGGCAATCGTTCCCCCGATCATGCCACCGCCCTGGCCTTGCCGTGCCATCTCGACCGTCTGGGCCCAGTCGTCCGCTCCTAACACCGCATGCAAGACGGCCAGCAGGGCCAGGTACAGCAGTCCGACGCCCACGATCTGTCCGATCGTCAGGCGCGGCAGCCGTTCGCCGAAGTGGCGCAGCACCAGCCAGAGCCCGATGGCGATCAGGCCGATCGGGACCACGATCAGCCCCCAGCCGACCAACGAGCGCAGAAGCAGAATCCAACTCCGCCCTAGGCCGGTCGGTCCCGAAAGCATCAGCCAGAGCGTCAATCCCCCAGTTAGGGCCAGGACGACGCCGAGCACGTCCAGCTTCCGCTCACGCGAGAGCGGCCAAACGCCTGACGGCAGCGCAATGGATAGTCTGGAGGCCACGCCGGACTTGCTGGACGCTCGGCGCTTGCCCGCATCCGACCGGCCGGAGGATCGGCCGCCTCGTGTCCGGATTCGAGAGTCCCTTTTGGTTTTCCTTCTGGCCAAGCCGCTTCTCCAGGCGGATTATAGCATGCGCCCCCTTTCGCCCGTCGTGGATCGACCGCGCCTCCCGCATGCTACAATTTGTCTATGGCCGCTCCGCAGGCCGTTCACCTGTTGCGCACGCTGCCTCTGCTGCGCAGCTTGAGCGAGCAAGAGCTGCAGTCGGTTGCTGGCAGCCTGCGGGTCCGGCACCTTTCCCCCGGTGAGCTCCTTTTCGACGTGGGGGCGCCCGCCGAGGC from Anaerolineales bacterium includes the following:
- a CDS encoding ABC transporter permease — its product is MATNPSPKPDASKVLVQELMGEGPSQLTKSRWRKIADLVLVPLLSVFTALLIGAVIIALSSEDVWVAFRDSIGAGLKASFELIVSTYAALFAGAIGDPAKIKAALESGDPMAIRRAFNPFFETLVASTPYIYGGLAVALGFRGGLFNIGVEGQLFIGAITSAFVGYSLTGLPLWIHLPLTLLAGFAGGALWGFIPGYLKARTGAHEVINTIMLNYIAFRLSDWLLTGPMKRPDSFNPVSPFIQDTAKLPRFFDSPIRFHAGFFLALIVAYLVYWFLFKTRWGFDLRSVGANLHAARYAGMSIFLWTVMAMTLSGGLGGLAGSNEVLGVNYNLAMAFSSGYGFDSIALALLGKSHPLGVVLSALLFGALRNGATRMMVVSGIPIDIISILQALILAFIAAPAIIRTIYRLKAPAEGDEGIALRGWGS
- a CDS encoding ABC transporter ATP-binding protein, whose amino-acid sequence is MAPVLELKQISKRFPGVLANDHIDLTLEQGEIHALLGENGAGKTTLMNILYGLYKPDEGEIRVRGQAIEVHSPSDAIAAGVGMVHQHFMLVPVFTVTENVMLGEETLRAGVVLDRKTTARRVAKISEQFGLAVDPDAYVRDLPVGVQQRVEIIKLLYREADILILDEPTAVLAPQEADELFKIMRSLAQQGKSIIFITHKLREVLDVADRITVLRRGAVVGSTTPAEADKAKLAAMMVGRAVQLEVDKEAHKAGEPVLHVTDLVVIDDRRQVAVDGVTFDVRAGEVLGVAGVQGNGQTELVQALTALRKVESGTIMLLGTDLSRATPRSVTEAGVAHIPEDRQRDGLILPFPVSENLVLQTYYLPPYSKGVNIQYAAIDDNARMLIGEFDIRTPGPGTPVGSLSGGNQQKVIVAREFSRPIQLLVASQPTRGLDVGSIEYIHRRIIEKRDQGCAVLLVSPELDEVMQLSDRIAVMYRGKIVAILNAEEVSKAYVGLLMAGVPLEQAGQPSRPTKVEVTL
- a CDS encoding DNA translocase FtsK 4TM domain-containing protein, coding for MASRLSIALPSGVWPLSRERKLDVLGVVLALTGGLTLWLMLSGPTGLGRSWILLLRSLVGWGLIVVPIGLIAIGLWLVLRHFGERLPRLTIGQIVGVGLLYLALLAVLHAVLGADDWAQTVEMARQGQGGGMIGGTIAYLLLSGLGAAGGAVVLLAVGVWAAGLISRTSLVAWVSRLPQPVPARPVAAAPTVAAPRRPMEGTPPGPGAAPSRPAVPPRPQPALEIAPEVVPSQPAWSLPEIAEILEPGVEGKADDAFDRQRAKMIEETLMAFGAPAHVVETNRGPTITQFGVEPDFLDGRGGRRTKVKISKISALADDLALALAATSIRVEAPVPGKGFVGIEVPNPEVSLVALRDLLESPQARKVTSKLRIALGRDVSGQPIAADLASMPHLLIAGTTGSGKSVCVNAIIACLLMQATPDELKFVMVDPKRVELTFYNGVPHLLAPVVVDLERVVPALQWVAREMDERYRKFARDGARNIMEFNAKAAAAGQKAMPFLVVVIDELADLMMMAPDETERVVTRLAQLARATGIHLVIATQRPSVDVVTGLIKANFPSRIAFAVASSVDSRVILDQPGAERLLGRGDMLFQAPDAAAPVRMQGAYVSEIELNRLILFWRAAARTGESPSAGTALPVGMALPSGVPLKQAPLWEEMEGGKGAEAGDPLYPEAVAIVRGMRRASISLLQRRMRIGYTRSARLIDQLEANAIIGPAKEGSQAREVLDYGPLPMGEGPE
- a CDS encoding BMP family ABC transporter substrate-binding protein gives rise to the protein MKKSYALLSLLVMAALVLSACAPAATEAPAPPEAPPAAPTEAPPPPPTEAPPEPTGLVCQVTDTGGIDDKSFNATAWKGVTDSMDQLGVEGKYLESQQQTDYEKNINAFIEEGCDLIVTVGFLLGDATAAGATANPDVSFTIVDYAYDPTIPNVVGQVFNTNEAAFLAGYAAAGMTKTGKVGTFGGIQIPPVTVFMDGFALGVDYYNAQKGTAVEVLGWDPAAQTGLFTGNFESTDDGRRLGETLMDEGADIIMPVAGPVGLGTAAAAQERGNAYIIGVDSDWFLTAPEYAAIILTSVLKNMDVTTMNVVKTVLDGSYAGGVTVGTLENGGVGLADFHDMASMVPAELQAELQDVAAKVIAGEIKTSP
- a CDS encoding ABC transporter permease; protein product: MATVAFHREFVRVSPTRQRVMGVVFLGFGLGLLFFGLQTSPQSVTTFGLTAGGFDVTPLPNLVLPTQLTLYVLAGIAGVVGLVQLVRGFGRWTTLMLGLVAGAFVFGFLVWSAADKSLNLAGLIATTLSAAVPITLGALSGVLSERAGVVNIAIEGMMLMGAMVAALFGSIAGNMWVGLIAAVAAGALLALIHAVLSIKYKTNQIVSGTVINIFSIGMTSFISAKFMQEYQVLNNPPVFTAFGIPGLVNIPFIGPILFFNNLFVYALFIFLALIHFALFYTRWGLRTRSVGEHPRAADTLGINVFRTRYVAVLLSGMMAGFAGAYFTLGSVGRFDEVMTAGRGFIGLAAMIFGNWMPFGAFGAGLLFGFADSL